In the genome of Candidatus Nitrosotenuis sp. DW1, one region contains:
- a CDS encoding sodium-translocating pyrophosphatase: MELQEIIIPVGAAIASFAVAAVYAGWVAKQKAGTKEMMDISDAVKVGASAFIKREMKIIIPIAIGLSVVIGYFIGLSNGIAFAVGAALSAVAGLISLKITVKAAVRAANATGSGIGKTFALAFRGGATVGLAVPAMALLALSLLYLVYPDPITIAGVGIGASLIALFIRIGGGIFTKAADMGADLVGKVEANIPEDDPRNPATIADNVGDNVGDAAGMGSDVYESYVVTVLASLLIAALIGAPKIFLYPILIGASGMIASIIGTATIGSKNVADVMKPLNKSFYISAAIAIGLNYALITTFIGNDKMAYALFGSTIIGVILVPVIQRITDYYTNYRYRPVNEIADSAKWGYASLTLMGIIKGMQSTGPFMIALVAAIILSYAIASSAAPDPSQALLYGIFGTSLTAMAMLSLAGIVLSIDAFGPIADNAGGIVEMTGMGEENRKVTDQIDAVGNTTKAVTKGFAIASAGLAALAMIQAFQYEAAKIFTDKVLDYSLSNPAMVVGLLVGGLIPFIITGQLIGGVSRAASKMVDEVRRQFKADPDILTGKSKPDYAQCVDIATVASLRELWKSASIAIAAPIVLGVILGPPAVAGLLMGSVVTGIFLAYHLANTGGAWDNAKKLIEMQGRKGSEEHKVAVVGDIIGDPYKDTAGPALNTVIKLLNTVAIVFVGAFVAILVL; encoded by the coding sequence ATGGAGCTGCAAGAAATTATTATCCCAGTGGGTGCAGCGATCGCTTCTTTCGCTGTTGCAGCCGTTTATGCCGGATGGGTAGCAAAACAAAAAGCTGGAACCAAAGAAATGATGGACATCTCCGACGCAGTAAAGGTCGGAGCATCTGCGTTCATCAAGCGGGAAATGAAAATCATCATACCAATTGCAATCGGCCTGTCTGTGGTAATTGGATATTTTATCGGTCTATCAAACGGAATTGCATTTGCAGTGGGTGCAGCACTCTCTGCAGTAGCTGGCCTGATATCACTAAAAATCACCGTAAAGGCAGCAGTCAGGGCTGCAAACGCAACTGGCAGCGGAATTGGCAAGACATTTGCACTTGCATTTAGAGGTGGTGCAACTGTAGGACTTGCGGTTCCTGCAATGGCGCTACTTGCACTATCATTACTGTATCTGGTGTATCCGGACCCAATCACAATTGCAGGCGTCGGAATCGGAGCAAGTCTCATTGCACTGTTCATCAGAATCGGCGGTGGCATCTTTACTAAAGCAGCCGACATGGGCGCAGACTTGGTTGGAAAAGTAGAGGCAAACATCCCGGAGGATGACCCAAGAAACCCTGCCACCATAGCAGACAACGTGGGTGATAACGTGGGGGATGCAGCAGGTATGGGCTCTGACGTTTACGAGTCATATGTGGTTACAGTTCTTGCATCGCTTTTGATTGCAGCACTGATTGGCGCTCCAAAGATTTTCCTTTATCCTATACTGATTGGCGCATCCGGAATGATTGCATCAATAATCGGAACTGCAACGATTGGCTCAAAAAATGTCGCAGATGTGATGAAGCCGCTCAACAAATCGTTTTACATTTCAGCTGCAATTGCGATCGGACTAAACTATGCCCTCATCACCACGTTTATCGGCAATGACAAGATGGCATACGCTTTGTTTGGAAGCACCATCATAGGCGTGATACTTGTTCCAGTAATCCAAAGAATCACTGACTATTATACAAATTACAGATATAGGCCTGTAAACGAAATTGCAGACTCTGCAAAATGGGGCTATGCATCACTCACATTAATGGGAATAATCAAGGGAATGCAGTCAACCGGGCCGTTCATGATTGCGCTGGTTGCAGCAATCATACTGTCATATGCAATTGCGTCCTCTGCAGCACCAGACCCGTCGCAGGCACTGCTTTATGGAATCTTTGGAACATCACTTACTGCAATGGCAATGCTAAGTCTTGCGGGAATCGTTCTGAGCATAGACGCATTTGGACCAATTGCAGATAACGCCGGAGGAATAGTCGAGATGACTGGCATGGGCGAGGAGAACCGCAAGGTGACTGACCAAATTGACGCAGTTGGAAATACCACAAAGGCAGTGACAAAAGGATTTGCAATTGCAAGTGCCGGACTTGCTGCGCTAGCTATGATACAGGCATTCCAGTACGAGGCTGCCAAAATTTTCACAGACAAGGTTCTTGACTATAGTCTTTCAAATCCTGCAATGGTAGTAGGCCTGCTTGTCGGGGGACTGATTCCATTTATCATAACAGGACAGCTAATCGGCGGCGTATCGCGCGCGGCATCAAAGATGGTAGACGAGGTAAGGCGCCAGTTCAAAGCCGACCCTGACATTCTAACCGGCAAGTCAAAGCCTGACTATGCCCAGTGTGTGGATATAGCAACCGTTGCATCACTAAGAGAGCTTTGGAAATCTGCATCAATTGCAATTGCTGCGCCGATTGTTCTCGGTGTTATACTTGGTCCGCCTGCAGTCGCAGGATTGCTGATGGGCTCTGTGGTGACTGGAATCTTTTTGGCGTACCACCTGGCAAACACCGGAGGCGCATGGGATAATGCAAAGAAGCTAATCGAGATGCAGGGACGAAAGGGAAGCGAAGAACACAAAGTCGCAGTAGTTGGCGACATCATAGGCGACCCATACAAGGACACTGCAGGACCTGCACTGAACACAGTAATCAAACTCCTAAACACGGTAGCAATCGTGTTCGTAGGTGCCTTTGTGGCAATCCTGGTTCTATAA
- a CDS encoding inorganic diphosphatase, whose translation MSKNFWHDIETGLDIPEIINVVVEIPKGSQNKYEYDKKHNMMKLDRVLFSPFHYPGDYGIIPQTLSDDGDPLDALVLVTNPTYPGILIECRPLGLLRLTDEGKADDKIICVSINDPRYLNTKDITDIESHNLKEMAHFFQVYKDLEGKKVEVLGWESAETAKTVIMDAVKNYKKILKKY comes from the coding sequence ATGAGCAAGAACTTTTGGCACGACATTGAAACAGGACTTGACATTCCAGAGATAATCAATGTGGTAGTTGAGATCCCAAAGGGGTCGCAAAACAAGTACGAGTATGACAAAAAGCACAACATGATGAAACTAGACCGCGTGTTGTTCTCGCCGTTTCACTATCCTGGTGACTATGGGATAATCCCGCAGACGCTATCTGATGACGGGGATCCACTTGACGCACTGGTCCTAGTGACAAACCCGACATATCCTGGAATACTAATCGAGTGCAGGCCGCTGGGACTGCTCAGACTCACAGACGAGGGCAAGGCAGACGACAAGATAATCTGCGTTTCAATAAACGACCCAAGATACCTAAACACAAAGGACATCACAGACATCGAGTCTCACAACCTAAAGGAGATGGCGCACTTTTTCCAAGTGTACAAGGACTTGGAGGGAAAAAAAGTCGAGGTGCTGGGATGGGAGTCTGCAGAAACTGCAAAAACCGTCATAATGGATGCTGTGAAAAACTACAAGAAAATACTGAAAAAATACTAG
- a CDS encoding GTP-dependent dephospho-CoA kinase family protein: MKLPESLRDELKIPLGILLRDTTKENILRHIPKGSLIITVGDATTEKIFSFGMIPSLSIVDGFEKRQKRDIPSGGVTKTFCDNPAGQITTQSIDTIRDALKSKLPVQIIVNGEEDLLVLPVCVYAPQNSVVLYGQPNEGLVIVKITQEIRNKTQQLLNLMN; encoded by the coding sequence GTGAAACTGCCTGAATCTCTCCGAGATGAACTAAAGATCCCACTTGGCATTCTGCTCCGCGACACGACAAAAGAAAATATTTTGCGTCACATCCCAAAGGGCTCGCTTATCATCACCGTAGGGGATGCGACAACAGAAAAAATATTCTCATTTGGCATGATTCCGTCGCTTTCAATTGTTGACGGATTTGAGAAAAGACAAAAAAGGGATATTCCATCTGGCGGCGTGACAAAGACATTCTGCGACAATCCTGCAGGTCAAATCACCACGCAAAGCATCGATACAATACGGGATGCCCTCAAGTCAAAACTTCCAGTCCAGATTATAGTAAACGGCGAGGAAGACCTGCTTGTACTTCCCGTCTGCGTGTATGCACCGCAAAACTCAGTTGTGCTGTACGGCCAGCCAAACGAAGGACTAGTTATAGTCAAAATAACACAAGAAATTAGAAATAAAACGCAACAATTACTCAATCTAATGAACTAA
- a CDS encoding Mrp/NBP35 family ATP-binding protein, translated as MVGVDQVLSKLATVIDPDLKKDIVSMGMIKDLELNEGNLKFTLELTTPACPFNDQIEQDVRNAIGEISEIKKFDLNVTAKVMEGRSLDADEAMATVKNIIGVASGKGGVGKSTVSLNLALALAQSGAKVGLLDADIYGPSIPLMLGMQKAFMEVENNKLQPATSHGIQVVSFGFFAEQEHQAAIYRGPIISGILKQFLVDTNWSNLDYLIVDLPPGTGDIPLTLAQTIPITGILVVTTPQDVASNVAVKAIGMFSKLNVPIIGVIENMSYFLCPDCKNKHYIFGEGGARKISEKYNIPFVGEIPLNSGIMTGSDIGKPVIITDPTSPSAEAIRSAAKNVAAQCSILAAKLKEEMQGNIAA; from the coding sequence ATGGTTGGCGTAGACCAAGTGCTGTCAAAGCTTGCAACGGTAATTGATCCTGATTTGAAAAAAGACATCGTGTCGATGGGGATGATAAAGGATTTGGAATTAAACGAAGGTAATCTAAAATTTACACTTGAGCTTACCACTCCAGCATGTCCGTTTAATGATCAAATAGAACAAGACGTGCGAAACGCAATTGGAGAAATTTCGGAAATCAAAAAGTTCGATCTAAACGTGACTGCAAAGGTGATGGAGGGCCGCTCACTTGATGCTGACGAGGCAATGGCCACTGTAAAAAACATAATTGGCGTTGCAAGCGGAAAAGGCGGTGTCGGCAAGTCGACTGTCTCGCTGAACCTCGCGCTTGCACTTGCACAGTCTGGTGCAAAAGTCGGCCTACTTGATGCAGACATCTATGGGCCGAGCATCCCGCTGATGCTTGGAATGCAAAAGGCGTTCATGGAGGTTGAAAACAACAAGCTCCAGCCTGCTACATCGCACGGAATCCAAGTGGTATCCTTTGGGTTCTTTGCAGAGCAAGAACATCAGGCTGCAATATACCGAGGGCCAATCATTTCTGGAATCCTAAAACAGTTTCTAGTTGACACAAACTGGTCGAATCTGGATTATTTGATAGTCGACCTGCCTCCGGGAACAGGAGACATACCACTCACTCTGGCACAGACCATTCCGATTACCGGCATCTTGGTTGTGACTACGCCACAGGACGTTGCATCAAATGTGGCAGTAAAGGCAATTGGAATGTTTAGCAAGCTAAACGTTCCTATAATTGGAGTAATTGAGAACATGAGCTATTTTCTGTGCCCTGACTGCAAAAACAAGCACTACATCTTTGGCGAAGGCGGAGCCAGAAAAATCAGCGAAAAATACAACATTCCGTTTGTAGGCGAAATACCGCTAAACTCTGGAATCATGACTGGCTCAGACATTGGCAAGCCTGTAATAATTACCGACCCTACATCTCCATCAGCTGAGGCAATCAGGTCCGCTGCAAAAAACGTGGCAGCACAGTGCAGCATTCTTGCAGCAAAGCTAAAAGAAGAAATGCAGGGCAACATAGCCGCGTAA
- a CDS encoding DNA-directed RNA polymerase — protein MFSISTLEDVVRIPPSMFGTSLKKAGISILKEKYESMINAELGYIIMILEAKVDEMGKMIAGDGGTYHRVEFEALTFTPKLQEIVLGEIVDITDFGAFVRIGPTDALLHLSQVMDDYLQSDVKSGMIIAKQSNRTLKVGSTIRSRITAVSLGKAATMGKIGITCRQPFLGAEEWIAEEIKKSGKDGSGTSDKKEVKEVKVEKKEKKEK, from the coding sequence TTGTTTTCTATATCTACTCTAGAGGATGTTGTAAGAATTCCGCCAAGTATGTTTGGCACTTCGCTAAAAAAGGCAGGAATTAGCATTCTCAAGGAAAAATACGAAAGCATGATCAATGCCGAATTAGGATACATCATTATGATTTTAGAGGCCAAAGTGGACGAGATGGGAAAAATGATTGCCGGCGACGGCGGCACATACCATAGAGTAGAATTTGAGGCACTCACATTTACACCAAAACTCCAGGAAATTGTTTTGGGCGAAATTGTCGATATTACAGACTTTGGCGCATTTGTAAGAATCGGACCGACTGATGCATTGCTGCACCTGTCCCAAGTAATGGACGACTATTTGCAAAGCGATGTAAAGTCCGGAATGATCATTGCAAAGCAGAGCAACCGAACGCTAAAAGTTGGCTCTACAATTCGCTCAAGAATCACCGCAGTATCACTTGGAAAAGCTGCAACAATGGGCAAAATAGGAATCACGTGCAGACAGCCATTTCTTGGTGCAGAAGAGTGGATTGCAGAGGAGATTAAAAAGTCAGGCAAAGACGGCAGCGGCACTAGCGATAAAAAAGAAGTAAAGGAAGTAAAAGTAGAGAAGAAAGAAAAGAAGGAGAAATAA
- the spt4 gene encoding transcription elongation factor subunit Spt4, whose translation MVREMACRKCKHVFVGKVCPLCKSSDLTPDWTGVVLVSDPENSHVAKTLGITQKGKFALKVT comes from the coding sequence ATGGTGCGAGAGATGGCATGCAGAAAATGCAAGCATGTTTTTGTTGGGAAGGTTTGTCCGTTATGCAAGTCATCTGATTTGACGCCAGACTGGACAGGAGTTGTCCTTGTTTCTGATCCTGAAAATTCTCACGTCGCAAAGACGCTTGGAATTACCCAGAAAGGGAAATTTGCCTTAAAGGTAACGTAG
- the nadC gene encoding carboxylating nicotinate-nucleotide diphosphorylase, giving the protein MQEDIGSGDVTSGIITNRKIVARIITRQVCVVAGVRFAKEIFAMNGCRVRILKKDGSHARPDQAVLEISGPARSILKCERTALNLLSRMSGIATSTNELVRMVKSASPKTDIYSTRKTAPGLRFFDKEAVMIGGGKKHRVTLSDMIMIKDNHIAAEGSMIELIRLAKKKSDRFEVEVDTRQDAILAASLGAPIIMLDNFTPQKISSTVLSLKKLGLRDKVRLEASGGINAKNIRKYAKTKVDMISIGSITNSAKAVDFSLEV; this is encoded by the coding sequence TTGCAAGAAGATATTGGGTCTGGCGATGTCACGTCTGGAATAATAACAAACAGGAAAATTGTTGCAAGAATAATCACGCGCCAAGTATGCGTTGTTGCAGGAGTACGGTTTGCAAAAGAGATTTTTGCAATGAATGGCTGCAGGGTGAGGATTCTAAAAAAAGACGGATCTCATGCAAGACCAGATCAGGCAGTGTTGGAAATTTCAGGCCCTGCAAGATCAATTCTCAAATGCGAAAGGACAGCACTGAACCTTCTTTCACGAATGAGTGGGATTGCCACATCGACAAACGAGCTAGTCAGAATGGTAAAAAGTGCCAGCCCGAAAACCGACATCTACTCCACAAGAAAGACTGCACCGGGCCTGCGATTCTTTGACAAAGAGGCAGTGATGATTGGCGGAGGAAAAAAGCACCGAGTGACGCTGTCAGACATGATAATGATAAAGGACAACCACATCGCAGCGGAAGGCTCGATGATTGAATTGATCAGGCTGGCAAAGAAAAAATCAGACAGGTTTGAAGTTGAAGTTGACACTCGACAAGACGCAATTCTGGCTGCAAGCCTTGGTGCCCCGATAATAATGCTGGACAACTTTACGCCACAAAAAATCTCAAGTACTGTTTTATCCCTAAAGAAACTCGGACTGCGGGACAAGGTGAGACTTGAGGCATCTGGCGGGATCAATGCAAAAAACATAAGAAAATATGCAAAAACCAAAGTCGACATGATTTCAATTGGAAGCATTACAAATTCCGCAAAGGCAGTCGACTTTAGTCTAGAAGTTTAG
- a CDS encoding PAC2 family protein, protein MEFFQTEEPAIEKPIIIAAMQDMGNVGSIVVNFINNSLRTKKFRIAKTPFPTYVLDQGGYIDLPNESWEYRYADGLIVFGGDTGQPQGNDELHSLCQDVIDISRKYSAKFIYTVGGFHTNRILDKDPKTFVTTTSVELTKQMQGLDITTTPQKSVITGFNGLILGFAKQNGISGIGMYGELNEPQIPQYRAAISIIKTLEKLTYRKFGSTDQLELMAQEIEKNFEN, encoded by the coding sequence ATGGAGTTTTTTCAAACGGAAGAGCCAGCAATTGAAAAACCGATAATTATTGCGGCGATGCAGGACATGGGCAACGTTGGCAGCATAGTTGTGAATTTTATCAACAACAGCTTGAGGACAAAAAAATTCAGAATTGCAAAAACCCCGTTTCCCACATATGTCTTGGACCAAGGAGGATACATAGACTTGCCAAACGAAAGCTGGGAATACCGGTATGCTGACGGGCTGATTGTTTTTGGAGGCGATACGGGACAGCCGCAAGGTAATGATGAGTTGCACTCGCTTTGTCAGGACGTTATAGATATTTCCAGAAAATATTCGGCCAAGTTTATCTACACCGTTGGGGGGTTTCACACTAACCGGATACTGGACAAGGATCCCAAGACCTTTGTCACAACTACGTCAGTTGAACTAACAAAGCAGATGCAGGGACTGGACATAACGACAACCCCGCAAAAGTCCGTCATCACTGGATTTAACGGGCTGATTCTGGGGTTTGCAAAACAAAACGGAATTTCAGGAATTGGGATGTATGGCGAGCTAAACGAGCCGCAAATTCCTCAGTATCGGGCAGCTATTAGCATAATCAAAACTTTGGAGAAGCTGACGTATAGGAAATTTGGAAGCACTGACCAGCTAGAACTTATGGCACAGGAAATCGAAAAGAATTTTGAGAATTGA
- the nadA gene encoding quinolinate synthase NadA, with amino-acid sequence MLDEQILKLKREKDVVILAHNYQLPAIQDVADFVGDSLSLARQAAKTPHKTILFCGVHFMAETAAIICPDKKVLIPDLAAGCSLSDSITVDQLRNWKKEHPGAIAVGYVNTTAEIKSELDYCCTSSNAVNVVKSIPENREVLFLPDMFLGSYVAKVTGRKNMYIWAGECHVHAGIRSEDIHKKLDSLANSELLVHPECSCTSQIMYEVAVGDYKNRQVQVLSTEGMMNYAKQSSAKQFVVATETGILYRMQQQNPGKTFVPASSNAVCQYMKMITLDKVFASLRDDKYEVRVPKNTADKARLAIERMLAIS; translated from the coding sequence ATGTTAGATGAGCAAATCTTGAAGCTAAAGCGGGAAAAGGATGTAGTCATTTTGGCCCACAACTACCAGCTTCCTGCAATCCAGGACGTGGCAGACTTTGTTGGAGATTCACTTAGCTTGGCAAGGCAAGCTGCAAAGACTCCGCACAAGACAATTCTGTTCTGCGGGGTTCACTTTATGGCAGAGACTGCTGCAATAATTTGTCCTGACAAAAAGGTGCTCATACCAGACCTTGCCGCTGGATGCTCCCTTTCTGACTCTATTACAGTTGACCAACTAAGAAACTGGAAAAAAGAACATCCTGGTGCAATAGCGGTAGGATATGTGAACACTACTGCCGAAATAAAATCCGAGCTTGACTACTGCTGCACATCATCAAATGCCGTAAACGTGGTAAAGTCGATTCCTGAAAACAGAGAAGTCTTGTTTTTACCTGACATGTTCTTGGGCTCTTATGTTGCCAAAGTGACTGGAAGAAAAAACATGTACATCTGGGCAGGCGAATGTCACGTGCATGCCGGAATTAGATCAGAGGACATACACAAAAAACTGGACTCGCTTGCAAATTCCGAGCTGCTGGTTCATCCAGAATGCAGCTGCACATCGCAAATAATGTACGAGGTGGCAGTTGGCGATTACAAAAACAGGCAGGTCCAAGTTCTTTCAACTGAAGGGATGATGAACTATGCAAAACAGTCAAGCGCAAAACAATTCGTAGTCGCGACCGAGACTGGAATTCTGTACAGAATGCAGCAGCAAAACCCTGGCAAGACATTTGTCCCTGCATCAAGCAACGCAGTATGCCAGTACATGAAAATGATAACACTTGACAAGGTCTTTGCTTCCCTAAGAGACGACAAGTACGAAGTAAGGGTTCCAAAAAACACTGCTGACAAGGCACGCCTTGCAATAGAGCGGATGCTTGCCATTAGCTGA
- a CDS encoding aspartate dehydrogenase, translating into MKKVGLLGCGAIGTEIALAIDSGKVNAVLTHIYDFDKNKSEALASKLAKKPAIVENPHMLSSNPVDIVVEAASQDAVRNHALSILQNKRDLMVMSVGALLDESVLDVLVEACSEFKKNIYLPSGAIAGLDAIKSVKNEIDSISITTTKNPKSLKGAKFFETNPMDVDSIKNPITLFDGNAKDAVKLFPANINVAALLSLAGLGSEKTRVRIIADPNTDKNTHAIEARGKFGKIAVTVENIPDSNNPKTSRLAILSAIECLRGICSDDMHIGT; encoded by the coding sequence TTGAAAAAAGTAGGACTCTTGGGGTGCGGTGCCATTGGAACAGAAATCGCACTTGCAATCGACTCTGGAAAAGTCAATGCCGTCCTGACCCACATTTACGATTTTGACAAAAACAAATCAGAGGCACTTGCATCAAAGCTGGCAAAAAAACCGGCAATAGTTGAAAACCCCCACATGCTCTCGTCAAACCCAGTCGATATTGTGGTCGAAGCTGCATCACAAGATGCAGTCAGAAATCACGCGCTAAGCATACTGCAGAATAAAAGAGACCTGATGGTAATGAGCGTGGGCGCCTTGCTTGACGAATCTGTCCTAGACGTGCTAGTCGAGGCATGCTCTGAGTTTAAAAAAAACATCTACCTGCCGTCTGGCGCAATTGCAGGACTTGATGCAATCAAGTCTGTGAAAAACGAAATCGACTCTATATCTATAACTACTACAAAAAACCCAAAGTCGCTCAAGGGCGCAAAGTTTTTTGAGACTAATCCAATGGATGTTGATTCTATCAAAAACCCAATTACACTATTTGACGGAAATGCAAAAGATGCAGTAAAATTGTTTCCTGCAAACATAAACGTGGCAGCGCTTCTCAGCCTTGCAGGACTTGGCAGCGAAAAAACAAGGGTTAGGATAATCGCAGATCCTAACACTGACAAAAACACCCATGCCATAGAGGCAAGGGGGAAATTTGGCAAAATCGCCGTAACTGTGGAAAACATACCTGACTCTAACAACCCAAAGACAAGCAGGCTTGCAATCCTGTCTGCAATAGAATGCCTCAGGGGAATCTGCTCAGACGACATGCACATAGGCACATGA
- a CDS encoding DNA double-strand break repair nuclease NurA gives MLNTVYKEAIKNRDAMLSILRGPKFEQIVDRARQNWIEYKPKKQDCTMAGIDSSFNSTKFQGMELWVVTAVSIGTDGKIISDNHKQGLGSNVSDLSSIASKMEIDACSKTVDLVDITLMDGSLYSQFMTRQSVLTHTILRIMEKRNNVVFVAKTSNTRMQFLDLESLAGDIFYYNHATKTPGFSKVHVDRKFGKDRAISSIYARLSDSTPLIKIEMLGDTHTEDEVKSLLDKLYKNSVGGYPYALKLAHKNCKISGADLGKLVSLYGISNEVGSREVLE, from the coding sequence ATGCTAAACACGGTCTACAAGGAGGCAATCAAGAATAGGGATGCCATGCTGTCTATCCTGCGAGGACCCAAATTTGAGCAGATTGTCGATCGAGCAAGGCAGAACTGGATAGAATACAAGCCAAAAAAACAAGACTGCACCATGGCAGGAATTGACAGCAGTTTTAACAGCACCAAGTTTCAGGGAATGGAGCTTTGGGTAGTAACGGCAGTGTCCATAGGAACAGATGGCAAGATAATTTCGGACAACCACAAACAGGGGCTTGGCAGCAACGTCTCGGATTTGTCATCCATTGCAAGCAAGATGGAAATTGACGCGTGCAGCAAGACAGTTGATCTCGTAGACATTACGCTGATGGACGGCTCGCTATACTCCCAATTCATGACAAGGCAGTCGGTGCTTACGCACACCATTTTGAGGATAATGGAAAAAAGAAACAACGTGGTTTTTGTCGCCAAGACGTCAAACACCAGAATGCAGTTTTTGGACCTAGAGTCACTTGCAGGAGACATATTTTACTACAACCACGCCACAAAGACGCCAGGGTTTAGCAAAGTCCATGTCGACAGGAAGTTTGGAAAGGACAGGGCAATATCATCAATCTATGCAAGACTAAGCGACTCTACACCCCTGATCAAAATAGAAATGCTAGGCGACACCCACACAGAAGACGAGGTCAAGTCACTGCTTGACAAACTCTACAAGAACAGTGTCGGAGGATACCCGTACGCCCTCAAGCTTGCACACAAGAATTGCAAGATAAGCGGTGCAGACTTGGGCAAGCTTGTCAGCCTTTATGGAATCTCAAACGAGGTTGGCTCAAGGGAAGTACTGGAATAA
- a CDS encoding V0D/AC39 family V-type ATPase subunit translates to MATSSLSVYAGVKSYSLKGKLLTRKDLQMLSESRDLDELVTRIKGTSYGDAVSKVTKPYSSAKIEMALRDRQADMHYKMMQAAGGSNVLFAYYLKFVLQNLKIILKGKILGRNQAEIESSVNLHAMELIRERDIIVKALIARDIEEAVTTLKGIGIGEEVEKAFSLYHEKKQIQILDLYFDKFFYENLNHVAKTSTDFNLHTLCVTEIDYYNMLCVLRGKFWNLDENQIQDLIIPGASGSSKEILTRMISSDSIKSALNELASTKYRSLVPQEENAIDAISQFERAFEMHVYKTMQSQFSKIFGFSTVVAIVRLIEYEVRNLSAIAFAVEQKIPPDTTMSRLVVKEISD, encoded by the coding sequence TTGGCCACAAGCTCGTTGTCAGTTTATGCAGGTGTGAAATCGTACAGCCTAAAGGGAAAGCTGCTCACAAGAAAGGATCTTCAAATGCTGTCAGAGTCAAGAGACTTGGATGAGCTAGTCACAAGAATAAAGGGAACGTCATACGGTGACGCAGTTTCCAAGGTAACAAAACCATACTCGTCTGCAAAAATCGAGATGGCATTAAGGGACAGGCAGGCAGACATGCACTACAAGATGATGCAGGCAGCTGGCGGCTCCAACGTATTGTTTGCGTATTACTTGAAATTCGTTTTGCAGAATCTCAAAATCATCCTAAAGGGCAAAATACTTGGGAGAAACCAGGCCGAAATAGAGTCGTCTGTAAATTTGCACGCAATGGAGTTGATCAGGGAGCGAGACATTATAGTCAAGGCGCTCATCGCAAGGGATATCGAAGAGGCAGTAACCACCCTAAAGGGAATAGGGATAGGAGAAGAAGTCGAAAAGGCGTTTTCTCTGTATCATGAGAAAAAACAGATTCAGATACTAGACCTGTATTTTGACAAGTTCTTCTATGAAAACCTAAACCATGTTGCAAAGACATCAACTGACTTTAATCTGCACACGTTGTGCGTGACAGAAATCGATTATTACAACATGCTGTGTGTTTTGAGGGGCAAGTTCTGGAATCTTGATGAAAACCAGATTCAGGATCTAATCATCCCAGGCGCATCTGGCTCCTCAAAGGAAATTCTTACAAGAATGATTTCCTCAGATTCTATAAAAAGCGCGCTAAACGAGCTGGCAAGCACAAAATACAGAAGCCTAGTACCGCAGGAGGAAAACGCGATTGATGCAATCAGCCAGTTTGAGCGCGCATTTGAGATGCACGTTTACAAAACAATGCAAAGCCAGTTTAGCAAAATTTTTGGCTTTTCAACGGTTGTCGCAATAGTGAGATTAATCGAGTACGAGGTAAGAAATCTATCCGCAATCGCATTTGCAGTAGAGCAGAAAATTCCACCAGATACTACGATGTCAAGACTAGTGGTTAAAGAAATTTCAGACTAG
- a CDS encoding DUF6659 family protein, giving the protein MDYIKLHKDIMEIDPDIRFVTIVDIEGRLMAGGQREGLSNYLSPDEERQSIRHAIEAWKLRMHFTGSIGKGKYVLAEYEKIKRMTIPIDEKHVIYMTTEVGADHNKIIKSILKLISQA; this is encoded by the coding sequence ATGGATTATATCAAACTGCACAAGGACATCATGGAAATAGATCCTGACATCCGATTCGTTACAATTGTTGACATCGAAGGAAGGCTGATGGCCGGCGGACAGCGTGAGGGATTGTCCAACTATCTTAGCCCTGACGAAGAACGCCAATCAATCCGACATGCAATTGAGGCGTGGAAATTGAGAATGCATTTTACAGGTTCCATAGGAAAGGGCAAATACGTGCTTGCCGAATATGAAAAAATCAAGCGCATGACCATACCTATTGACGAAAAGCATGTGATTTACATGACTACTGAGGTTGGCGCAGATCACAACAAAATAATCAAAAGCATCCTAAAACTGATCTCTCAGGCGTAG